One part of the Oceanidesulfovibrio indonesiensis genome encodes these proteins:
- a CDS encoding sulfite exporter TauE/SafE family protein: MHFPAAGIEVAPWIPVAVAFGISLVTSMGGVSGAFLLLPFQMSVLGYTAPSVSATNQLFNVVATPGGVYQYVREGRMVWPLAWTVLAGTLPGVFAGAIIRVALLPDAASFKAFAALVLLLIGARMVRNLLAERRGQHSAGETGARSARVHVLQTCMRSIAYEYQGQKYSCSPRTVFALSLVVGILGGTYGIGGGAIMAPFLVAIIGLPVHTIAGVTLMATFATSVAGVAFYQALAPFYPHLSVAPDWVLGLLFGIGGLAGTYCGARLQKFVPAQALKWMLATVVILTALKYLVDFVG, encoded by the coding sequence ATGCACTTCCCAGCCGCGGGCATCGAAGTCGCGCCCTGGATTCCGGTCGCCGTCGCATTCGGCATCTCCCTGGTCACGTCCATGGGCGGCGTGTCCGGGGCGTTTCTGCTCCTGCCGTTCCAGATGTCTGTTCTAGGCTACACCGCTCCTTCCGTAAGCGCCACGAACCAGCTCTTCAACGTGGTCGCCACGCCCGGCGGCGTGTACCAGTACGTGCGCGAAGGACGCATGGTCTGGCCCCTGGCCTGGACCGTTCTCGCCGGAACGTTGCCCGGAGTTTTCGCGGGGGCAATCATCCGGGTTGCCTTGCTGCCGGATGCTGCGTCCTTCAAGGCGTTCGCCGCTCTGGTCTTGCTGCTCATCGGCGCTCGGATGGTGCGCAATCTGCTTGCCGAACGACGCGGACAGCACAGCGCCGGAGAAACTGGAGCGCGGTCCGCGCGAGTCCACGTCCTGCAGACGTGCATGCGGAGCATCGCGTACGAGTACCAGGGCCAAAAGTACAGTTGCTCGCCGCGCACGGTCTTTGCCCTGAGCCTCGTCGTGGGAATCTTGGGAGGAACCTACGGCATCGGCGGCGGCGCGATCATGGCGCCGTTCCTCGTGGCCATTATCGGTCTTCCGGTGCACACCATCGCCGGCGTCACGCTCATGGCGACCTTCGCCACGTCCGTGGCCGGGGTGGCGTTCTATCAAGCCCTGGCGCCGTTCTATCCGCATCTCTCCGTAGCGCCGGACTGGGTCCTCGGGCTTCTTTTCGGCATCGGCGGGCTGGCCGGAACCTACTGCGGCGCCCGCCTCCAGAAGTTCGTACCCGCTCAGGCGCTCAAGTGGATGCTCGCCACCGTCGTCATTCTTACGGCTTTGAAGTATCTGGTAGATTTTGTCGGCTGA
- a CDS encoding ArsR/SmtB family transcription factor: MLDLTPRTDKSFFEERARIMKALAHPSRLLILDELSRGERCVCDLTELVGADISTVSKHLSQLKKAGIVEDERRGKWSWYRLKLPCVLNFFHCVDTVLHAKRR, encoded by the coding sequence ATGCTCGACCTCACTCCCCGGACCGATAAATCCTTTTTCGAGGAACGCGCGCGCATCATGAAGGCGCTTGCCCATCCTTCCCGCTTGCTCATTCTGGACGAGTTATCGCGCGGCGAACGGTGCGTCTGCGACCTCACCGAGCTTGTCGGCGCGGACATCTCCACCGTGTCCAAGCACCTTTCACAGCTCAAGAAAGCCGGCATCGTGGAAGACGAGCGCCGCGGCAAATGGTCGTGGTACCGCCTCAAGCTTCCGTGCGTTCTGAACTTCTTCCATTGCGTGGATACGGTCCTGCACGCCAAGCGGCGTTAA
- a CDS encoding mechanosensitive ion channel family protein — MRLHATTPLPCSSGLVLALAVVLLLTLCIGATAAQTPSEPQSPDDTPAQVTDDPADPNAVPSAPAEPSAEDEALRARLERILAGMDGVDTVAVRVQDGVVWLSAEAEDAATRETALEVARKLDGVVHVVDEVTLNTAAATRISFLWRTLNELWSNTLAVIPALVIALVVLLLFVLLAVGLARSRGVGRRFTRNPLLASSLHRILGLAVFALGLLAALEVLGLTAVAGAVLGAAGLFGLTVGFAFRDIMENYLAGILLSLRSPFTVDDFVDVGGHAGSVVRMNSRELVLMTLDGNHLRLPNAFVFESVIINFTRNPLRGFSFTVGIGGDEDLSEVQRIGCRALALLPGVMGNPGPFMRVESLSDFAVIVRFHGWVDQRAHEFLKVQSEAIRIVKEALDAAGVAMPAPRQDIHLLREDVATEEKHEMPKRPEDIAASARRADVSRETFLDEQIQEDRAEAAREGESNVLDKRHEKAKPATE; from the coding sequence ATGCGACTACACGCCACCACACCTCTCCCCTGCAGTTCCGGACTCGTTCTCGCCCTTGCCGTGGTCCTGCTGCTGACGCTGTGTATCGGAGCGACAGCCGCGCAAACACCGTCAGAACCGCAGTCGCCTGACGATACTCCGGCGCAGGTAACGGACGATCCAGCTGACCCGAATGCCGTCCCCTCCGCTCCTGCGGAGCCATCTGCCGAGGACGAAGCGCTGCGCGCCAGGCTGGAACGCATTCTTGCCGGCATGGATGGCGTCGACACCGTGGCTGTTCGCGTGCAGGACGGCGTTGTCTGGCTCTCGGCCGAGGCGGAGGACGCCGCGACTCGCGAAACCGCCCTCGAGGTTGCCCGTAAACTGGACGGGGTTGTCCATGTGGTGGACGAAGTGACCCTGAACACCGCGGCAGCTACGCGCATCAGCTTCCTGTGGCGCACGCTGAACGAGCTCTGGTCCAACACGCTCGCGGTCATCCCGGCCCTGGTCATCGCACTTGTCGTGCTGCTGCTCTTTGTCCTGCTCGCAGTCGGTCTTGCCCGATCGCGTGGGGTGGGCCGTCGGTTCACCAGGAACCCGCTGCTCGCCAGCTCCCTGCATCGGATCCTCGGTCTGGCCGTGTTCGCCCTTGGCTTGCTCGCCGCGCTGGAAGTATTGGGACTCACCGCCGTGGCCGGCGCCGTGCTCGGCGCGGCCGGCCTATTCGGTCTGACGGTGGGGTTCGCTTTCCGCGACATCATGGAAAACTATCTGGCCGGCATATTGCTCTCGTTGCGCTCTCCGTTCACCGTGGACGACTTCGTGGACGTGGGAGGCCACGCCGGCAGCGTGGTGCGCATGAACTCCCGCGAGCTCGTGCTGATGACCCTGGACGGCAACCACTTGCGCCTGCCGAACGCCTTTGTCTTTGAAAGCGTAATCATCAACTTTACGCGAAACCCGTTGCGCGGATTCAGTTTCACCGTTGGAATCGGCGGCGACGAGGACCTGAGCGAGGTGCAGCGCATCGGTTGCCGGGCCCTGGCATTGCTGCCTGGCGTGATGGGCAATCCGGGACCGTTCATGCGCGTGGAGTCTCTGAGCGACTTCGCCGTGATCGTGCGCTTCCACGGCTGGGTGGACCAGCGCGCGCATGAATTTCTCAAGGTGCAGAGCGAAGCAATCCGCATCGTGAAGGAGGCGCTGGATGCGGCCGGCGTAGCCATGCCGGCCCCGCGTCAGGACATACACCTGCTGCGTGAAGATGTCGCAACCGAGGAAAAACACGAAATGCCTAAACGTCCCGAAGATATCGCTGCGTCGGCCCGACGCGCCGACGTGAGCCGCGAGACGTTTCTGGACGAGCAGATACAGGAGGACCGCGCCGAGGCGGCCCGGGAGGGCGAGTCCAATGTTTTGGACAAACGACATGAAAAGGCCAAGCCTGCAACGGAGTAG
- the purU gene encoding formyltetrahydrofolate deformylase: MDLKNIARLRVTCPDKPGIIAAVTSFLHHHGANITALDQHATEPYGGTLYLRLEFQTPNLDVSGPALERAFQDVVATPFDMAWDITYGRNTKRMAILVSRQEHCLMELLWRFARGELPCEVTMVVSNHPDQREAVENFGIPYHYVPVDGDKPAAEARMLEILDGQTDLVVLARYMQILSESFVGHFPNRIINIHHSFLPAFAGADPYRQAYERGVKLIGATAHYVTPELDAGPIIEQDVTRVSHRHSVEELRAIGRDLERQVLARAVACHLDDKIIVSGNKTWVF; encoded by the coding sequence ATGGATCTGAAGAACATCGCCAGACTCCGGGTGACCTGCCCGGACAAGCCCGGCATCATCGCCGCAGTCACCTCGTTTCTGCACCACCACGGCGCGAACATCACCGCTCTGGACCAGCACGCCACCGAGCCCTACGGCGGCACGCTCTATCTGCGCCTGGAATTCCAGACTCCGAACCTGGACGTCTCCGGTCCGGCCTTGGAGCGTGCTTTTCAGGATGTGGTGGCGACGCCGTTCGACATGGCCTGGGACATAACCTACGGCCGAAACACGAAACGCATGGCCATTCTGGTCTCGCGGCAGGAGCACTGTCTCATGGAGCTGCTCTGGCGGTTCGCGCGCGGAGAGCTGCCCTGCGAGGTGACCATGGTGGTCTCCAACCACCCGGACCAGCGCGAGGCCGTGGAGAATTTCGGTATTCCGTACCACTACGTGCCCGTGGACGGCGACAAGCCTGCGGCCGAAGCGCGGATGCTTGAAATTCTGGACGGGCAGACCGATCTCGTGGTTCTTGCGCGGTACATGCAGATACTCTCCGAGTCCTTCGTGGGCCACTTTCCCAACCGCATCATCAACATACACCATTCGTTTCTGCCGGCCTTTGCCGGGGCGGACCCGTATCGGCAGGCGTACGAACGCGGGGTCAAGCTCATAGGCGCCACGGCGCATTACGTCACGCCTGAGCTGGACGCCGGGCCGATCATTGAGCAGGACGTGACTCGCGTGTCCCACCGCCATTCCGTGGAGGAACTGCGCGCCATAGGCCGTGACCTGGAGCGGCAGGTGCTGGCCCGCGCCGTGGCGTGCCACCTGGACGACAAGATTATCGTGAGCGGCAACAAGACCTGGGTGTTCTAG